From Arthrobacter sp. MMS18-M83, the proteins below share one genomic window:
- a CDS encoding winged helix-turn-helix domain-containing protein: MSVFQVGTLRAEIIRDMALHPDGSTTQEIAERVGVIAQQVYRHVRNLKNEGIVITLGQGIGYRRGPVYGLDRAALEAKAAAFMRHLLGE; this comes from the coding sequence ATGAGCGTCTTTCAGGTAGGCACGCTTCGCGCGGAGATAATCCGCGACATGGCCCTGCATCCAGACGGATCGACCACGCAGGAGATTGCAGAGCGGGTAGGAGTCATTGCCCAGCAGGTCTACCGGCACGTTCGCAATCTCAAGAACGAAGGCATCGTGATTACCCTCGGCCAAGGCATAGGGTACCGCCGTGGGCCGGTCTACGGGCTTGACCGGGCTGCTTTGGAAGCCAAAGCAGCCGCCTTCATGCGCCACCTTTTGGGTGAATGA
- a CDS encoding ArdC-like ssDNA-binding domain-containing protein, whose product MATATKTRKTAEERKAQAEALHAQLTAQIETFTGSDEWMKFLAFAQAFHAYSLNNVILILSQCNIASRVAGFRKWQELGRQVRKGEKAIKIFGYSTKKVTETNEVTGEDEEKTVVRFPILSVFDISQTDVMEGAEDYSSPARRLIGSDDLGIVAKVTDFLTARGWCVAHEAIPGEVNGYTTTDGTRRVVIDANLSPAQSAKTAIHEAAHVILHADEDHKEYVAHRGVKETEAESVAYVMAGMLGLDTSAYSVGYVAGWAKADIETVKATAANVLRAVHELAEALGPGSDDEAA is encoded by the coding sequence ATGGCCACCGCCACCAAGACCCGCAAGACAGCCGAAGAGCGCAAGGCTCAGGCCGAGGCACTTCACGCACAGCTCACCGCGCAAATCGAAACCTTCACCGGCTCGGATGAGTGGATGAAGTTTCTGGCCTTCGCCCAGGCATTCCACGCCTACAGCCTCAATAACGTCATTCTCATCCTCTCCCAGTGCAACATCGCCAGCCGCGTTGCAGGCTTCCGCAAGTGGCAGGAACTCGGCCGTCAGGTCCGCAAGGGTGAGAAGGCCATCAAGATTTTCGGTTACAGCACCAAGAAGGTCACCGAAACCAACGAGGTCACCGGGGAGGACGAGGAGAAGACCGTCGTCCGCTTCCCCATCCTCTCCGTTTTCGACATCTCACAGACCGACGTCATGGAAGGGGCCGAGGACTACAGCAGCCCCGCCCGCCGCCTTATCGGATCCGATGATCTGGGCATCGTCGCCAAGGTCACCGACTTTCTGACCGCGCGCGGCTGGTGCGTCGCACATGAGGCCATCCCCGGCGAGGTCAACGGCTACACGACCACTGACGGCACGCGCCGCGTAGTGATCGATGCGAACCTCTCCCCCGCACAGTCAGCCAAGACCGCCATCCACGAGGCCGCCCACGTCATCTTGCACGCCGACGAGGACCACAAGGAATACGTGGCACACCGAGGCGTCAAGGAAACCGAGGCCGAGAGCGTGGCCTACGTCATGGCCGGAATGCTCGGCCTCGACACCAGCGCCTACAGCGTCGGATACGTCGCCGGATGGGCCAAGGCCGACATCGAAACCGTCAAGGCCACCGCTGCGAACGTCCTCCGCGCTGTCCACGAGCTCGCGGAAGCCCTCGGCCCCGGCAGCGACGACGAAGCCGCCTAG
- a CDS encoding glutaredoxin domain-containing protein produces MTITVYTITDETGRECSKCTATKKAMDRRGITYHVREMTQTDREAFKKAGYMSAPVVVADGDTWAGFRPDKILTLPGKES; encoded by the coding sequence ATGACCATCACTGTCTACACGATCACCGATGAAACGGGCCGTGAGTGCAGCAAGTGCACTGCTACGAAGAAGGCCATGGACCGCCGGGGGATCACCTACCACGTCCGGGAAATGACTCAGACAGACCGCGAGGCGTTCAAGAAGGCCGGCTACATGTCAGCCCCCGTCGTCGTCGCGGACGGCGATACCTGGGCCGGGTTCCGCCCGGACAAAATTCTGACTCTGCCCGGAAAGGAATCCTGA
- a CDS encoding type II toxin-antitoxin system HicA family toxin, whose translation MKEIKRKDAEAELARAGWSIIRQTGRHDVWASPDGTATVAVPRHRTISPGVVRQIAKGLPTTPSGWQ comes from the coding sequence ATGAAGGAAATCAAAAGGAAAGACGCCGAAGCGGAACTGGCACGGGCCGGATGGAGCATCATTCGGCAGACGGGCAGGCATGACGTATGGGCCTCGCCGGACGGGACAGCCACCGTGGCTGTCCCCCGGCACCGGACCATCAGCCCCGGAGTCGTCCGGCAGATTGCCAAGGGACTGCCGACAACGCCGAGCGGCTGGCAGTAA
- a CDS encoding ParA family protein: protein MQVLAIYSESGGVTKTTTAVSLAVIAARSGRRVTLVDLDPRAATTKWARVEPEEDHLHVGAILAYDDCEGYAEELGIVVPTWSENIRVLPAARSVSNREAEYADGAEYRLKTSLVGLESDLVIIDCPNRQGGPLIKGALTAADSIVYASKLSGDGVDGVNGARQTVTQFKKNLARIGATHTLDELGIIAAAVDDRVVGTPSVERVSFEDLEETGLLLTPTVPKRTIVEQVRLTGDWYGDFPSGQKVLDAYTELSRRVIR, encoded by the coding sequence ATGCAGGTACTAGCGATTTACTCAGAGAGCGGTGGAGTCACCAAGACCACCACCGCAGTATCGCTGGCCGTCATCGCGGCCAGAAGCGGCCGCCGGGTGACGCTGGTAGACCTCGACCCCCGGGCCGCCACCACAAAGTGGGCGCGAGTTGAGCCCGAAGAAGACCATCTCCACGTCGGCGCCATCCTCGCCTACGACGACTGCGAAGGCTACGCCGAAGAACTGGGCATTGTCGTTCCTACCTGGTCAGAGAACATTCGCGTACTCCCTGCTGCGCGCAGCGTAAGTAACCGCGAAGCGGAGTATGCCGACGGTGCCGAGTACAGGCTAAAAACGTCGCTGGTGGGCCTCGAATCCGATCTGGTGATCATTGACTGCCCCAACAGGCAGGGCGGCCCGCTCATCAAGGGAGCGCTGACGGCCGCGGATTCCATCGTCTATGCCTCAAAGCTCTCAGGCGACGGTGTGGACGGCGTAAACGGCGCACGGCAGACCGTAACCCAGTTCAAGAAGAACCTTGCCCGCATCGGAGCCACCCACACGCTGGACGAGCTGGGGATCATCGCGGCCGCCGTTGACGATCGCGTGGTGGGAACGCCCTCGGTCGAGCGCGTTTCCTTCGAGGATCTGGAAGAAACAGGACTACTGCTCACACCGACAGTGCCGAAACGGACCATCGTCGAGCAGGTTCGGCTGACGGGGGACTGGTACGGCGACTTCCCGAGCGGGCAGAAAGTTCTTGACGCCTACACCGAGCTATCTAGGAGAGTGATCCGATGA
- a CDS encoding ATP-dependent DNA ligase, whose protein sequence is MAESVPRSLHPPIPLALAKAVEAIPPAGALPEDLIFEPKWDGFRACALVDLRGVSLWSRQSKDLSRYLPELVSALEQQVPSGCVIDGEAVLWSQGRLDFEALQRRLVASNTGLARMVRELPASYVAFDLLAVAGHDIRNLPWSRRRELLEELARAWAPPLNLSPVTTDRDLAEAWFRDLPSTGMEGLILKRSEQAYEGSRIWLKVKHRQVLDIVCAGVTGPRNRPSTLVAGLPMNGRLWVVGRSTVLSAAASRNLGRYLRPPVRNHPWPEEIPASLLDRFSKDRDPVRLTLVEPIVVEVSADVAWSGRAFRHPLRVLRVRPELDPDDVQVPGHLPFH, encoded by the coding sequence ATGGCTGAGAGCGTGCCACGGTCGCTGCATCCTCCTATCCCCCTGGCGTTGGCGAAAGCGGTGGAGGCCATCCCGCCGGCGGGAGCCTTGCCGGAAGATTTAATTTTTGAACCCAAGTGGGATGGCTTCCGGGCTTGCGCTCTGGTGGATCTGCGGGGGGTGTCATTGTGGTCGAGGCAGAGCAAGGACTTGTCGCGCTACCTACCCGAGCTCGTCTCGGCTTTGGAGCAGCAGGTGCCATCAGGTTGTGTGATCGATGGTGAGGCCGTCCTCTGGTCGCAGGGGCGGCTGGATTTCGAGGCCCTGCAGCGGCGCCTGGTCGCCTCCAACACAGGCCTCGCCAGGATGGTGCGGGAACTGCCCGCGTCGTATGTGGCGTTCGATCTCCTCGCGGTCGCCGGCCACGACATCAGGAATCTTCCCTGGTCCCGGCGCCGGGAGCTTCTGGAGGAACTCGCCCGGGCCTGGGCTCCGCCGCTGAACCTCTCCCCCGTCACAACGGACCGGGACCTTGCTGAGGCGTGGTTCCGGGACCTGCCATCGACAGGCATGGAAGGGCTAATCCTCAAGCGTTCGGAGCAAGCCTACGAGGGGTCCCGGATCTGGCTGAAGGTTAAGCACAGACAGGTCCTGGACATCGTCTGCGCCGGCGTGACAGGTCCCCGGAATCGCCCTTCAACCCTGGTTGCAGGGTTGCCGATGAACGGCCGGCTGTGGGTCGTCGGCCGCTCCACCGTCCTAAGTGCCGCAGCGTCCAGGAACCTGGGCAGATACCTGCGGCCGCCGGTCAGGAACCATCCGTGGCCCGAGGAGATCCCGGCCTCTTTGTTGGACAGGTTCAGCAAGGACAGGGACCCGGTCCGCCTGACCCTGGTGGAGCCGATCGTTGTCGAAGTGTCCGCCGACGTCGCCTGGTCAGGCAGGGCCTTCCGACATCCTTTACGGGTGCTCCGTGTACGTCCGGAACTGGACCCGGACGATGTGCAGGTCCCGGGCCACCTCCCCTTCCATTGA
- a CDS encoding recombinase family protein, with protein sequence MSRNIIGYARVSTRGQSLDAQVDALVGAGAIKVFTEHASGATQARAGWQDCLEHLQPGNVLVVADLTRLGRSTADLSDIVTVLGRRGIAFRSLAEPWLDTTNAHGKLIFDMFASLAEYERSRLSERTRAGLAAAKARGRLGGRPRVMTPARLEAARDLRRQGKKLQEISETLSVSMSSLTRALGPRTGKPALSKS encoded by the coding sequence GTGAGTCGGAATATCATCGGGTACGCCCGGGTCAGCACCCGCGGGCAGTCCCTGGATGCCCAGGTTGATGCACTCGTTGGTGCCGGAGCTATCAAGGTGTTCACGGAACATGCCTCGGGTGCAACACAGGCTCGAGCGGGGTGGCAGGACTGTCTGGAACACCTTCAGCCAGGGAACGTCCTGGTCGTGGCTGACCTAACCAGGTTAGGGCGCAGCACAGCGGACCTGTCCGACATTGTGACAGTCCTTGGGCGGCGGGGGATAGCGTTTCGGTCGTTGGCCGAGCCATGGCTGGATACAACGAATGCGCACGGAAAGTTGATCTTTGACATGTTCGCGTCTCTGGCCGAGTACGAGCGCTCCCGTCTTTCGGAGCGTACGAGGGCCGGTCTCGCAGCGGCGAAAGCCAGGGGACGGTTGGGCGGCCGACCCCGGGTGATGACGCCGGCCAGACTTGAGGCCGCCAGGGACCTCCGGCGCCAAGGAAAGAAGCTTCAGGAGATTTCGGAGACGCTGAGCGTTAGCATGTCCTCGTTGACCAGGGCGTTAGGCCCGAGAACGGGTAAGCCCGCGCTGTCGAAGTCCTGA
- a CDS encoding AbiJ-NTD4 domain-containing protein, with product MERFSKRNRYGSSRPRTLEEEAPRRVRSELRDILIDRLGAVGAHKRICDVMYLDDEGVFSADWATPRIKENLDDMDWFRVYDLFEEMAEGLHYGQESEYHDAVNAAFAEAGVVYELRDGVVERLDETGEALGVRHDEDAALSVLTGPFKPVQEQYRKALDALHGRPAEPKAAIRESLNAVEAVTRIITGKEKSQLGECITVIYGKDAEDHHKALAQSLKSLYGYASSIPGARHGQHADVEVSFEEALLAVRMSGAAIAFLIAEHSSSRGAAATDITKGRFKL from the coding sequence GTGGAAAGATTCAGCAAGAGAAACCGTTACGGCAGCAGCAGGCCTAGGACTCTGGAAGAGGAAGCTCCCCGGCGGGTTCGTTCCGAGCTTCGGGACATCTTGATCGACCGACTGGGTGCTGTAGGTGCCCACAAGAGGATTTGCGATGTCATGTACTTGGATGATGAGGGCGTCTTCAGTGCTGACTGGGCCACGCCGCGAATCAAGGAGAACCTCGATGACATGGATTGGTTCCGGGTCTATGACTTGTTCGAGGAAATGGCTGAGGGTCTGCACTACGGCCAGGAGAGTGAGTACCACGATGCAGTTAACGCCGCGTTTGCTGAGGCAGGCGTTGTGTACGAGCTCCGCGACGGGGTTGTGGAGAGACTAGACGAAACTGGCGAAGCTCTGGGGGTTCGTCATGATGAAGACGCGGCGTTGAGTGTACTGACTGGGCCGTTCAAGCCAGTTCAAGAGCAGTACCGGAAGGCCCTGGACGCCCTCCACGGACGCCCCGCTGAACCGAAGGCAGCGATCCGGGAGTCACTGAACGCAGTTGAGGCGGTGACACGAATCATTACGGGCAAAGAGAAATCGCAACTCGGCGAATGCATAACGGTCATCTACGGCAAGGACGCTGAGGACCACCACAAGGCCTTAGCCCAATCCCTCAAGAGCCTTTACGGCTATGCCAGTTCGATTCCTGGAGCGCGGCATGGGCAGCACGCGGATGTGGAAGTCAGTTTCGAAGAAGCCCTTCTGGCCGTTCGCATGTCCGGAGCCGCGATTGCCTTCCTAATCGCGGAGCACTCATCCTCCAGAGGCGCCGCGGCTACAGATATCACCAAGGGGCGTTTTAAGCTTTGA